From a region of the Balaenoptera musculus isolate JJ_BM4_2016_0621 chromosome 15, mBalMus1.pri.v3, whole genome shotgun sequence genome:
- the ACTL6B gene encoding actin-like protein 6B isoform X2 encodes MSGGVYGGDEVGALVFDIGSFSVRAGYAGEDCPKADFPTTVGLLAAEEGGGLELEGEKEKKGKIFHIDTNALHVPRDGAEVMSPLKNGMIEDWECFRAILDHTYSKHVKSEPNLHPVLMSEAPWNTRAKREKLTELMFEQYNIPAFFLCKTAVLTAFANGRSTGLVLDSGATHTTAIPVHDGYVLQQGIVKSPLAGDFISMQCRELFQEMAIDIIPPYMIAAKEPVREGAPPNWKKKEKLPQVSKSWHNYMCNEVIQDFQASVLQVSDSPYDEQVAAQMPTVHYEMPNGYNTDYGAERLRIPEGLFDPSNVKGLYGSVIVTGGNTLLQGFTDRLNRELSQKTPPSMRLKLIASNSTMERKFSPWIGGSILASLGTFQQMWISKQEYEEGGKQCVERKCP; translated from the exons ATGAGCGGGGGCGTCTACGGCGGAG ATGAGGTGGGGGCGCTGGTCTTTGACATTGGCTCCTTCTCAGTCCGCGCTGGGTACGCTGGGGAGGACTGCCCCAAG GCTGACTTCCCCACCACGGTGGGGCTGCTGGCCGCGGAGGAGGGGGGCGGGCTGGAGttggagggggagaaggagaagaaagggaagatctTTCACATCGACACCAATGCCCTCCACGTGCCTCGGGATGGAGCGGAGGTCATGTCACCCCTCAAGAATGGCATGA TCGAGGACTGGGAGTGCTTCCGTGCGATCCTGGATCACACCTACAGCAAACACGTCAAGTCTGAGCCAAATCTGCACCCAGTGCTCATGTCCGAGGCCCCG TGGAACACACGGGCCAAGCGGGAGAAGCTGACAGAGCTGATGTTCGAGCAGTACAACATTCCTGCCTTCTTCTTGTGCAAGACGGCTGTGCTTACTGC CTTTGCAAATGGACGCTCCACAGGTCTGGTGCTGGACAGTGGGGCCACCCACACCACGGCCATTCCAGTGCACGATGGCTACGTCCTGCAGCAAG GCATTGTCAAGTCACCCCTGGCAGGGGACTTCATCTCCATGCAGTGCCGAGAGCTCTTCCAGGAAATGGCAATTGACATCATCCCGCCTTACATGATCGCAGCCAAG GAGCCCGTACGGGAGGGTGCCCCCCCAAactggaagaagaaggagaagttacCCCAGGTTTCCAAATCCTGGCATAACTACATGTGCAAT GAGGTGATCCAGGACTTCCAGGCCTCCGTGCTGCAGGTCTCGGACTCTCCCTATGACGAGCA GGTGGCTGCGCAGATGCCCACAGTGCACTACGAGATGCCCAATGGCTACAACACAGACTATGGTGCGGAGCGACTCCGCATCCCGGAGGGCCTGTTTGATCCCTCCAATGTCAag GGCCTGTACGGCAGTGTCATTGTCACTGGTGGGAACACGCTGCTCCAGGGCTTCACTGACAGGCTCAATCGAGAGCTTTCCCAGAAGACTCCACCG AGCATGAGACTGAAGCTCATCGCCAGCAACAGCACCATGGAGCGCAAGTTCAGCCCCTGGATCGGGGGCTCCATCCTGGCCTCACTG GGCACTTTCCAGCAAATGTGGATCTCCAAGCAGGAATATGAGGAGGGCGGGAAGCAGTGTGTGGAGCGGAAGTGCCCCTGA
- the ACTL6B gene encoding actin-like protein 6B isoform X1 yields MSGGVYGGDEVGALVFDIGSFSVRAGYAGEDCPKADFPTTVGLLAAEEGGGLELEGEKEKKGKIFHIDTNALHVPRDGAEVMSPLKNGMIEDWECFRAILDHTYSKHVKSEPNLHPVLMSEAPWNTRAKREKLTELMFEQYNIPAFFLCKTAVLTAFANGRSTGLVLDSGATHTTAIPVHDGYVLQQGIVKSPLAGDFISMQCRELFQEMAIDIIPPYMIAAKEPVREGAPPNWKKKEKLPQVSKSWHNYMCNEVIQDFQASVLQVSDSPYDEQVAAQMPTVHYEMPNGYNTDYGAERLRIPEGLFDPSNVKGLSGNTMLGVGHVVTTSIGMCDIDIRPGLYGSVIVTGGNTLLQGFTDRLNRELSQKTPPSMRLKLIASNSTMERKFSPWIGGSILASLGTFQQMWISKQEYEEGGKQCVERKCP; encoded by the exons ATGAGCGGGGGCGTCTACGGCGGAG ATGAGGTGGGGGCGCTGGTCTTTGACATTGGCTCCTTCTCAGTCCGCGCTGGGTACGCTGGGGAGGACTGCCCCAAG GCTGACTTCCCCACCACGGTGGGGCTGCTGGCCGCGGAGGAGGGGGGCGGGCTGGAGttggagggggagaaggagaagaaagggaagatctTTCACATCGACACCAATGCCCTCCACGTGCCTCGGGATGGAGCGGAGGTCATGTCACCCCTCAAGAATGGCATGA TCGAGGACTGGGAGTGCTTCCGTGCGATCCTGGATCACACCTACAGCAAACACGTCAAGTCTGAGCCAAATCTGCACCCAGTGCTCATGTCCGAGGCCCCG TGGAACACACGGGCCAAGCGGGAGAAGCTGACAGAGCTGATGTTCGAGCAGTACAACATTCCTGCCTTCTTCTTGTGCAAGACGGCTGTGCTTACTGC CTTTGCAAATGGACGCTCCACAGGTCTGGTGCTGGACAGTGGGGCCACCCACACCACGGCCATTCCAGTGCACGATGGCTACGTCCTGCAGCAAG GCATTGTCAAGTCACCCCTGGCAGGGGACTTCATCTCCATGCAGTGCCGAGAGCTCTTCCAGGAAATGGCAATTGACATCATCCCGCCTTACATGATCGCAGCCAAG GAGCCCGTACGGGAGGGTGCCCCCCCAAactggaagaagaaggagaagttacCCCAGGTTTCCAAATCCTGGCATAACTACATGTGCAAT GAGGTGATCCAGGACTTCCAGGCCTCCGTGCTGCAGGTCTCGGACTCTCCCTATGACGAGCA GGTGGCTGCGCAGATGCCCACAGTGCACTACGAGATGCCCAATGGCTACAACACAGACTATGGTGCGGAGCGACTCCGCATCCCGGAGGGCCTGTTTGATCCCTCCAATGTCAag GGCCTTTCGGGGAACACCATGTTAGGTGTGGGCCACGTGGTGACCACCAGCATCGGCATGTGCGACATTGACATTCGCCCG GGCCTGTACGGCAGTGTCATTGTCACTGGTGGGAACACGCTGCTCCAGGGCTTCACTGACAGGCTCAATCGAGAGCTTTCCCAGAAGACTCCACCG AGCATGAGACTGAAGCTCATCGCCAGCAACAGCACCATGGAGCGCAAGTTCAGCCCCTGGATCGGGGGCTCCATCCTGGCCTCACTG GGCACTTTCCAGCAAATGTGGATCTCCAAGCAGGAATATGAGGAGGGCGGGAAGCAGTGTGTGGAGCGGAAGTGCCCCTGA
- the TFR2 gene encoding transferrin receptor protein 2 isoform X2 yields the protein MWHRLQGSGGGTSMERLWGLLQRAQRLSPGPSQTIYKRVEGTQQGPLEEEEEEREEETELPAHFFPMELRGPEPLGSRPARQNPRLWAAAGRRAAPYLVLTALLIFTGAFLLGYVVFRGSCQACGDDVMVVSEDVNHELGPDSHQGTLYWSDLQAMFLRHLGEGRLEDTIRQTSLRERVAGSAGMAALVRDLRAVLLRQKLDHVWMDTHYVGLQFPDPAHPNALHWVDAAGKHGEQLPLEDPDVYCPYSATGNATGELVYAHYGRPEDLQDLRARGVEPKGRLLLVRLGVINFAQKVASAQDFGAQGVLIYPDPADFSQGPHKLSLSSHRAVYGHVHLGTGDPYTPGFPSFNQTQFPPVQSSGLPIIPAQPISADTASLLLRKLEGPVAPQEWQGHLPVSPYRLGPGPGLHLGVNNHRASTPISNIFGCIEGRSEPDHYVVIGAQRDAWGPGAAKSAVGTAILLELVRTFSSMVSNGFRPRRSLLFISWDGGDFGSVGSMEWLEGYLSVLHLKAVVYVSLDNAVLGDDKFHAKTSPLLISLIENILKQVDSPNRSGQTLFEQVVFNNHSWEAEVIRPLPMDSSAYSFTAFAGVPAVEFSFMEDGPVYPFLHTKDDTYENLHRVLRGRLPAVAQAVAQLAGQLLIRLSHDHLLPLDFGRYGDVVLRHIGSLNEFSGDLKARGLTLQWVYSARGDYIRAAEKLRKEIYSSEESDERLTRMYNVRIMRVEFYFLSQYVSAADSPFRHIFLGRGDHTLGALLDHVRLLRSSGPGALGEEAQVARGLGFQESRFRRQLALLTWTLQGAANALSGDVWNIDNNF from the exons ATGTGGCACCG ACTGCAGGGCTCAGGAGGGGGCACGAGCATGGAGCGGCTTTGGGGTCTACTCCAGAGAGCG CAAAGGTTGTCCCCAGGACCCTCTCAGACCATCTACAAGCGTGTGGAGGGCACCCAGCAGGGGcccctggaggaggaagaggaagaaagggaggaggagaccGAGCTACCGGCCCACTTCTTCCCCATGGAGCTGAGGGGCCCCGAGCCCCTGGGCTCTCGACCAGCTCGGCAAAACCCCAGACTCTGGGCAGCAGCAGGACGAAGAGCCGCCCCCTACCTGGTCCTGACAGCCCTACTGATCTTCACTGGGG CCTTCCTCCTGGGCTACGTGGTCTTCCGGGGGTCCTGCCAGGCATGTGGGGATGACGTGATGGTGGTCAGCGAGGACGTGAACCATGAGCTGGGCCCGGACTCCCACCAGGGCACATTGTACTGGAGCGACCTCCAGGCCATGTTTCTGCGGCACCTGGGGGAGGGGCGTCTGGAAGATACCATCAG GCAAACCAGCCTTCGGGAAAGGGTAGCCGGCTCGGCCGGGATGGCAGCCCTGGTTCGGGACCTCCGCGCGGTGCTCTTGCGCCAGAAGCTGGACCACGTGTGGATGGACACGCACTACGTGGGGCTGCAGTTCCCGGACCC GGCTCACCCCAACGCCCTCCACTGGGTGGATGCCGCCGGGAAGCACGGGGAGCAGCTGCCACTGGAGGACCCGGACGTTTACTGCCCCTACAGCGCCACGGGCAACGCCACG GGAGAGCTGGTGTACGCCCACTACGGGCGGCCGGAGGACCTGCAGGACCTGCGGGCCCGGGGCGTGGAGCCGAAGGGGCGCCTCCTGCTGGTGCGCTTGGGGGTGATCAACTTTGCCCAGAAG gtGGCCAGTGCCCAGGACTTTGGGGCCCAAGGAGTGCTCATATACCCGGACCCGGCAGACTTCTCCCAGGGCCCACACAAGCTCAGCCTGTCCAGCCACCGGGCTGTGTATGGACAT GTGCACCTGGGAACAGGAGACCCCTACACACCTGGCTTCCCTTCCTTCAATCAAACCCAGTTCCCTCCGGTCCAGTCCTCGGGCCTCCCTATCATCCCAGCCCAGCCCATCAGCGCGGACACTGCCTCCCTCCTACTGAG GAAGCTTGAAGGCCCTGTGGCCCCCCAGGAATGGCAGGGGCACCTCCCAGTCTCCCCTTATCgcctgggccctgggccaggcctgCACCTAGGGGTCAACAACCACAGGGCCTCCACCCCCATCAGCAACATCTTTGGCTGCATCGAGGGCCGCTCAGAGCCAG atcACTATGTTGTCATTGGGGCCCAGAGGGATGCATGGGGCCCAGGAGCAGCCAAGTCCGCTGTGGGGACCGCCATACTGCTGGAGCTGGTGCGGACCTTTTCCTCCATGGTGAGCAATG gcTTCCGGCCCCGCAGAAGTCTTCTCTTCATCAGCTGGGATGGTGGTGACTTTGGAAGTGTGGGCTCCATGGAGTGGCTGGAG GGCTACCTCAGCGTGCTGCACCTCAAAGCCGTAGTCTATGTGAGCCTGGACAACGCAGTGCTGG GGGATGACAAGTTCCACGCCAAGACCAGCCCCCTTCTGATCAGCCTCATCGAGAACATCCTAAAGCAG gtgGACTCTCCTAACCGCAGTGGCCAGACCCTCTTCGAGCAGGTGGTGTTCAACAATCACAGCTGGGAAGCTGAGGT GATCCGGCCGCTACCCATGGACAGCAGTGCCTATTCCTTCACGGCCTTCGCGGGGGTCCCTGCCGTTGAGTTCTCCTTCATGGAG GATGGCCCGGTGTACCCGTTCCTGCACACGAAGGACGACACCTATGAGAACCTGCACAGGGTACTGCGGGGCCGCCTGCCTGCCGTGGCCCAGGCTGTGGCCCAGCTCGCCGGGCAGCTCCTCATCCGGCTCAGCCACGATCACCTGCTGCCCCTCGACTTCGGCCGCTATGGGGATGTGGTCCTCAGGCACATCGGCAGCCTCAATGAGTTCTCTGGGGACCTCAAG GCCCGCGGGCTGACCCTCCAGTGGGTGTACTCGGCGCGGGGGGACTACATCCGGGCGGCCGAGAAGCTGCGGAAGGAGATCTACAGCTCGGAGGAGAGCGACGAGAGACTGACGCGCATGTACAACGTGCGCATTATGCGG GTGGAGTTCTACTTCCTGTCCCAGTACGTGTCGGCGGCCGACTCACCGTTCCGCCACATCTTCCTGGGTCGCGGAGACCACACGCTGGGTGCTCTGCTGGACCACGTGCGGCTGCTGCGCTCGAGTGGCCCCGGGGCCCTTGGGGAGGAGGCCCAGGTGGCGCGGGGCCTGGGCTTCCAGGAGAGCCGCTTCCGGCGCCAGCTGGCCCTGCTCACCTGGACGCTGCAGGGGGCAGCCAACGCGCTGAGCGGGGACGTCTGGAACATCGATAACAACTTCTGA
- the TFR2 gene encoding transferrin receptor protein 2 isoform X1, with the protein MERLWGLLQRAQRLSPGPSQTIYKRVEGTQQGPLEEEEEEREEETELPAHFFPMELRGPEPLGSRPARQNPRLWAAAGRRAAPYLVLTALLIFTGAFLLGYVVFRGSCQACGDDVMVVSEDVNHELGPDSHQGTLYWSDLQAMFLRHLGEGRLEDTIRQTSLRERVAGSAGMAALVRDLRAVLLRQKLDHVWMDTHYVGLQFPDPAHPNALHWVDAAGKHGEQLPLEDPDVYCPYSATGNATGELVYAHYGRPEDLQDLRARGVEPKGRLLLVRLGVINFAQKVASAQDFGAQGVLIYPDPADFSQGPHKLSLSSHRAVYGHVHLGTGDPYTPGFPSFNQTQFPPVQSSGLPIIPAQPISADTASLLLRKLEGPVAPQEWQGHLPVSPYRLGPGPGLHLGVNNHRASTPISNIFGCIEGRSEPDHYVVIGAQRDAWGPGAAKSAVGTAILLELVRTFSSMVSNGFRPRRSLLFISWDGGDFGSVGSMEWLEGYLSVLHLKAVVYVSLDNAVLGDDKFHAKTSPLLISLIENILKQVDSPNRSGQTLFEQVVFNNHSWEAEVIRPLPMDSSAYSFTAFAGVPAVEFSFMEDGPVYPFLHTKDDTYENLHRVLRGRLPAVAQAVAQLAGQLLIRLSHDHLLPLDFGRYGDVVLRHIGSLNEFSGDLKARGLTLQWVYSARGDYIRAAEKLRKEIYSSEESDERLTRMYNVRIMRVMRRGESRGRTLGLPTGGSRRNRRGGRTGLGARPSQERPTASESRGWSSTSCPSTCRRPTHRSATSSWVAETTRWVLCWTTCGCCARVAPGPLGRRPRWRGAWASRRAASGASWPCSPGRCRGQPTR; encoded by the exons ATGGAGCGGCTTTGGGGTCTACTCCAGAGAGCG CAAAGGTTGTCCCCAGGACCCTCTCAGACCATCTACAAGCGTGTGGAGGGCACCCAGCAGGGGcccctggaggaggaagaggaagaaagggaggaggagaccGAGCTACCGGCCCACTTCTTCCCCATGGAGCTGAGGGGCCCCGAGCCCCTGGGCTCTCGACCAGCTCGGCAAAACCCCAGACTCTGGGCAGCAGCAGGACGAAGAGCCGCCCCCTACCTGGTCCTGACAGCCCTACTGATCTTCACTGGGG CCTTCCTCCTGGGCTACGTGGTCTTCCGGGGGTCCTGCCAGGCATGTGGGGATGACGTGATGGTGGTCAGCGAGGACGTGAACCATGAGCTGGGCCCGGACTCCCACCAGGGCACATTGTACTGGAGCGACCTCCAGGCCATGTTTCTGCGGCACCTGGGGGAGGGGCGTCTGGAAGATACCATCAG GCAAACCAGCCTTCGGGAAAGGGTAGCCGGCTCGGCCGGGATGGCAGCCCTGGTTCGGGACCTCCGCGCGGTGCTCTTGCGCCAGAAGCTGGACCACGTGTGGATGGACACGCACTACGTGGGGCTGCAGTTCCCGGACCC GGCTCACCCCAACGCCCTCCACTGGGTGGATGCCGCCGGGAAGCACGGGGAGCAGCTGCCACTGGAGGACCCGGACGTTTACTGCCCCTACAGCGCCACGGGCAACGCCACG GGAGAGCTGGTGTACGCCCACTACGGGCGGCCGGAGGACCTGCAGGACCTGCGGGCCCGGGGCGTGGAGCCGAAGGGGCGCCTCCTGCTGGTGCGCTTGGGGGTGATCAACTTTGCCCAGAAG gtGGCCAGTGCCCAGGACTTTGGGGCCCAAGGAGTGCTCATATACCCGGACCCGGCAGACTTCTCCCAGGGCCCACACAAGCTCAGCCTGTCCAGCCACCGGGCTGTGTATGGACAT GTGCACCTGGGAACAGGAGACCCCTACACACCTGGCTTCCCTTCCTTCAATCAAACCCAGTTCCCTCCGGTCCAGTCCTCGGGCCTCCCTATCATCCCAGCCCAGCCCATCAGCGCGGACACTGCCTCCCTCCTACTGAG GAAGCTTGAAGGCCCTGTGGCCCCCCAGGAATGGCAGGGGCACCTCCCAGTCTCCCCTTATCgcctgggccctgggccaggcctgCACCTAGGGGTCAACAACCACAGGGCCTCCACCCCCATCAGCAACATCTTTGGCTGCATCGAGGGCCGCTCAGAGCCAG atcACTATGTTGTCATTGGGGCCCAGAGGGATGCATGGGGCCCAGGAGCAGCCAAGTCCGCTGTGGGGACCGCCATACTGCTGGAGCTGGTGCGGACCTTTTCCTCCATGGTGAGCAATG gcTTCCGGCCCCGCAGAAGTCTTCTCTTCATCAGCTGGGATGGTGGTGACTTTGGAAGTGTGGGCTCCATGGAGTGGCTGGAG GGCTACCTCAGCGTGCTGCACCTCAAAGCCGTAGTCTATGTGAGCCTGGACAACGCAGTGCTGG GGGATGACAAGTTCCACGCCAAGACCAGCCCCCTTCTGATCAGCCTCATCGAGAACATCCTAAAGCAG gtgGACTCTCCTAACCGCAGTGGCCAGACCCTCTTCGAGCAGGTGGTGTTCAACAATCACAGCTGGGAAGCTGAGGT GATCCGGCCGCTACCCATGGACAGCAGTGCCTATTCCTTCACGGCCTTCGCGGGGGTCCCTGCCGTTGAGTTCTCCTTCATGGAG GATGGCCCGGTGTACCCGTTCCTGCACACGAAGGACGACACCTATGAGAACCTGCACAGGGTACTGCGGGGCCGCCTGCCTGCCGTGGCCCAGGCTGTGGCCCAGCTCGCCGGGCAGCTCCTCATCCGGCTCAGCCACGATCACCTGCTGCCCCTCGACTTCGGCCGCTATGGGGATGTGGTCCTCAGGCACATCGGCAGCCTCAATGAGTTCTCTGGGGACCTCAAG GCCCGCGGGCTGACCCTCCAGTGGGTGTACTCGGCGCGGGGGGACTACATCCGGGCGGCCGAGAAGCTGCGGAAGGAGATCTACAGCTCGGAGGAGAGCGACGAGAGACTGACGCGCATGTACAACGTGCGCATTATGCGG GTaatgagaagaggagaaagtaGAGGTCGAACCCTGGGGCTGCCCACAGGTGGGAGCAGAAGGAACCGGAGAGGTGGGAGAACTGGGCTAGGAGCGCGGCCATCTCAGGAGAGACCAACAGCATCTGAGTCAAGAGG GTGGAGTTCTACTTCCTGTCCCAGTACGTGTCGGCGGCCGACTCACCGTTCCGCCACATCTTCCTGGGTCGCGGAGACCACACGCTGGGTGCTCTGCTGGACCACGTGCGGCTGCTGCGCTCGAGTGGCCCCGGGGCCCTTGGGGAGGAGGCCCAGGTGGCGCGGGGCCTGGGCTTCCAGGAGAGCCGCTTCCGGCGCCAGCTGGCCCTGCTCACCTGGACGCTGCAGGGGGCAGCCAACGCGCTGA
- the TFR2 gene encoding transferrin receptor protein 2 isoform X3 yields MELRGPEPLGSRPARQNPRLWAAAGRRAAPYLVLTALLIFTGAFLLGYVVFRGSCQACGDDVMVVSEDVNHELGPDSHQGTLYWSDLQAMFLRHLGEGRLEDTIRQTSLRERVAGSAGMAALVRDLRAVLLRQKLDHVWMDTHYVGLQFPDPAHPNALHWVDAAGKHGEQLPLEDPDVYCPYSATGNATGELVYAHYGRPEDLQDLRARGVEPKGRLLLVRLGVINFAQKVASAQDFGAQGVLIYPDPADFSQGPHKLSLSSHRAVYGHVHLGTGDPYTPGFPSFNQTQFPPVQSSGLPIIPAQPISADTASLLLRKLEGPVAPQEWQGHLPVSPYRLGPGPGLHLGVNNHRASTPISNIFGCIEGRSEPDHYVVIGAQRDAWGPGAAKSAVGTAILLELVRTFSSMVSNGFRPRRSLLFISWDGGDFGSVGSMEWLEGYLSVLHLKAVVYVSLDNAVLGDDKFHAKTSPLLISLIENILKQVDSPNRSGQTLFEQVVFNNHSWEAEVIRPLPMDSSAYSFTAFAGVPAVEFSFMEDGPVYPFLHTKDDTYENLHRVLRGRLPAVAQAVAQLAGQLLIRLSHDHLLPLDFGRYGDVVLRHIGSLNEFSGDLKARGLTLQWVYSARGDYIRAAEKLRKEIYSSEESDERLTRMYNVRIMRVMRRGESRGRTLGLPTGGSRRNRRGGRTGLGARPSQERPTASESRGWSSTSCPSTCRRPTHRSATSSWVAETTRWVLCWTTCGCCARVAPGPLGRRPRWRGAWASRRAASGASWPCSPGRCRGQPTR; encoded by the exons ATGGAGCTGAGGGGCCCCGAGCCCCTGGGCTCTCGACCAGCTCGGCAAAACCCCAGACTCTGGGCAGCAGCAGGACGAAGAGCCGCCCCCTACCTGGTCCTGACAGCCCTACTGATCTTCACTGGGG CCTTCCTCCTGGGCTACGTGGTCTTCCGGGGGTCCTGCCAGGCATGTGGGGATGACGTGATGGTGGTCAGCGAGGACGTGAACCATGAGCTGGGCCCGGACTCCCACCAGGGCACATTGTACTGGAGCGACCTCCAGGCCATGTTTCTGCGGCACCTGGGGGAGGGGCGTCTGGAAGATACCATCAG GCAAACCAGCCTTCGGGAAAGGGTAGCCGGCTCGGCCGGGATGGCAGCCCTGGTTCGGGACCTCCGCGCGGTGCTCTTGCGCCAGAAGCTGGACCACGTGTGGATGGACACGCACTACGTGGGGCTGCAGTTCCCGGACCC GGCTCACCCCAACGCCCTCCACTGGGTGGATGCCGCCGGGAAGCACGGGGAGCAGCTGCCACTGGAGGACCCGGACGTTTACTGCCCCTACAGCGCCACGGGCAACGCCACG GGAGAGCTGGTGTACGCCCACTACGGGCGGCCGGAGGACCTGCAGGACCTGCGGGCCCGGGGCGTGGAGCCGAAGGGGCGCCTCCTGCTGGTGCGCTTGGGGGTGATCAACTTTGCCCAGAAG gtGGCCAGTGCCCAGGACTTTGGGGCCCAAGGAGTGCTCATATACCCGGACCCGGCAGACTTCTCCCAGGGCCCACACAAGCTCAGCCTGTCCAGCCACCGGGCTGTGTATGGACAT GTGCACCTGGGAACAGGAGACCCCTACACACCTGGCTTCCCTTCCTTCAATCAAACCCAGTTCCCTCCGGTCCAGTCCTCGGGCCTCCCTATCATCCCAGCCCAGCCCATCAGCGCGGACACTGCCTCCCTCCTACTGAG GAAGCTTGAAGGCCCTGTGGCCCCCCAGGAATGGCAGGGGCACCTCCCAGTCTCCCCTTATCgcctgggccctgggccaggcctgCACCTAGGGGTCAACAACCACAGGGCCTCCACCCCCATCAGCAACATCTTTGGCTGCATCGAGGGCCGCTCAGAGCCAG atcACTATGTTGTCATTGGGGCCCAGAGGGATGCATGGGGCCCAGGAGCAGCCAAGTCCGCTGTGGGGACCGCCATACTGCTGGAGCTGGTGCGGACCTTTTCCTCCATGGTGAGCAATG gcTTCCGGCCCCGCAGAAGTCTTCTCTTCATCAGCTGGGATGGTGGTGACTTTGGAAGTGTGGGCTCCATGGAGTGGCTGGAG GGCTACCTCAGCGTGCTGCACCTCAAAGCCGTAGTCTATGTGAGCCTGGACAACGCAGTGCTGG GGGATGACAAGTTCCACGCCAAGACCAGCCCCCTTCTGATCAGCCTCATCGAGAACATCCTAAAGCAG gtgGACTCTCCTAACCGCAGTGGCCAGACCCTCTTCGAGCAGGTGGTGTTCAACAATCACAGCTGGGAAGCTGAGGT GATCCGGCCGCTACCCATGGACAGCAGTGCCTATTCCTTCACGGCCTTCGCGGGGGTCCCTGCCGTTGAGTTCTCCTTCATGGAG GATGGCCCGGTGTACCCGTTCCTGCACACGAAGGACGACACCTATGAGAACCTGCACAGGGTACTGCGGGGCCGCCTGCCTGCCGTGGCCCAGGCTGTGGCCCAGCTCGCCGGGCAGCTCCTCATCCGGCTCAGCCACGATCACCTGCTGCCCCTCGACTTCGGCCGCTATGGGGATGTGGTCCTCAGGCACATCGGCAGCCTCAATGAGTTCTCTGGGGACCTCAAG GCCCGCGGGCTGACCCTCCAGTGGGTGTACTCGGCGCGGGGGGACTACATCCGGGCGGCCGAGAAGCTGCGGAAGGAGATCTACAGCTCGGAGGAGAGCGACGAGAGACTGACGCGCATGTACAACGTGCGCATTATGCGG GTaatgagaagaggagaaagtaGAGGTCGAACCCTGGGGCTGCCCACAGGTGGGAGCAGAAGGAACCGGAGAGGTGGGAGAACTGGGCTAGGAGCGCGGCCATCTCAGGAGAGACCAACAGCATCTGAGTCAAGAGG GTGGAGTTCTACTTCCTGTCCCAGTACGTGTCGGCGGCCGACTCACCGTTCCGCCACATCTTCCTGGGTCGCGGAGACCACACGCTGGGTGCTCTGCTGGACCACGTGCGGCTGCTGCGCTCGAGTGGCCCCGGGGCCCTTGGGGAGGAGGCCCAGGTGGCGCGGGGCCTGGGCTTCCAGGAGAGCCGCTTCCGGCGCCAGCTGGCCCTGCTCACCTGGACGCTGCAGGGGGCAGCCAACGCGCTGA
- the MOSPD3 gene encoding motile sperm domain-containing protein 3, with translation MRRGAPQDQELVGPGAPGRGSRGAPPPSGPVVPVLVFPPDLVFRADQRSGSRQLLTLYNPTGAALRFRVLCTAPAKYTVFDAEGYVKPQSCIDIVIRHVAPNPSHYDVQDRFRIELSEEGTDGRVVGRKDITSVLRAPAYPLELQGQPDPTPHPEPPSWTAPPTAQHFPENPLPHLATSSFLLFLLMGTVSVAFLLLPLQDELGSQLPQILHVSLGQKLVAAYVLGLLTMVFLRT, from the exons ATGCGCCGTGGGGCGCCCCAGGACCAGGAGCTGGTGGGTCCGGGGGCTCCTGGGCGGGGGTCCCGGGGCGCCCCTCCTCCCTCGGGACCTGTTGTCCCGGTCCTCGTCTTTCCCCCGGATCTAGTATTCAGGGCGGACCAGCGGAGTGGATCTCGGCAGCTGCTGACCCTCTATAACCCCACGGGAGCAGCGCTTCGCTTCCGAG TCCTGTGCACAGCACCTGCCAAATACACAGTGTTTGACGCGGAAGGATATGTGAAGCCTCAGTCCTGCATTGACAT TGTGATTCGCCACGTGGCCCCCAATCCCAGCCACTATGACGTCCAGGACCGCTTCCGCATTGAGCTGTCTGAGGAGGGAACAGATGGCCGAGTGGTGGGGCGCAAGGACATCACCTCGGTTCTGAGGGCCCCAGCGTACCCCCTTGAGCTTCAGGGACAGCCTGACCCAACGCCGCACCCAGAGCCTCCTTCCTGGACAGCACCACCCACGGCTCAGCACTTCCCAGAGA ACCCCCTCCCGCACCTGGCCAccagctccttcctcctcttcttgctGATGGGCACAGTCTCTGTGGCCTTCCTGCTGCTGCCGCTGCAGGATGAACTTGGCAGCCAGCTGCCCCAAATCCTTCACGTCTCCCTGGGACAGAAGTTGGTGGCAGCCTACGTCTTGG gcCTCCTGACCATGGTGTTCCTGCGGACCTGA